A single Triticum dicoccoides isolate Atlit2015 ecotype Zavitan chromosome 2A, WEW_v2.0, whole genome shotgun sequence DNA region contains:
- the LOC119355727 gene encoding uncharacterized protein LOC119355727, whose protein sequence is MLLRSSSTPFLHAFLSTTSSSPTPPSSLQLRRAFSDGHLPSLNPSSSGDDDSKTTGLYTELSFSIYNTFNKAKLEPHQEQEMEEEQEQQAAQPELPELPLFLARGMGIDRLASGLFTAGMGSEAALARMASGVDQKAVLALDAQYKEMVDEQPGNALFLRNYAQFLHEVKCDSRRAEEYYSRAMLADPTDGEIMSQYAKLVWAVHRDHERSLTYFQKSVQAAPRDSHVLAAYASFLWEQDEDEDDNDDGGVGGGEQGSPGRAAQPRQLASTAV, encoded by the exons atgcTGCTGAGGAGCTCCTCCACGCCATTCCTGCACGCCTTcctctccaccacctcctcctcccctacgCCCCCCTCCTCCCTCCAGCTCCGGCGAGCCTTCTCCGACGGCCACCTCCCTTCGCTCaacccctcctcctccggcgacgacGACAGCAAGACCACCGGCCTCTACACCGAGCTCTCCTTCTCCATCTACAACACCTTCAACAAGGCCAAGCTGGAGCCCCACCAGGAGcaggagatggaggaggagcaggagcagcaggcGGCGCAGCCGGAGCTGCCGGAGCTGCCGCTGTTCCTGGCGAGGGGCATGGGGATCGACCGCCTCGCCTCCGGCCTCTTCACCGCCGGCATGGGCTCCGAGGCTGCCCTGGCTAGGATGGCCAGCGGGGTGGACCAGAAGGCCGTGCTGGCGCTGGACGCCCAGTACAAGGAGATGGTGGACGAGCAGCCCGGCAACGCCCTGTTCCTGCGCAACTACGCGCAGTTCCTGCACGAG GTGAAGTGCGACTCGAGAAGGGCGGAGGAGTACTACTCGCGCGCGATGCTGGCGGACCCGACCGACGGCGAGATCATGTCGCAGTACGCCAAGCTGGTGTGGGCGGTGCACCGCGACCACGAGAGGTCCCTCACTTACTTCCAGAAGTCGGTGCAGGCGGCCCCGCGGGACAG CCACGTCCTCGCGGCGTACGCCAGCTTCCTGTGGGAGCAggacgaggatgaggacgacaatgacGACGGCGGTGTTGGGGGAGGCGAGCAGGGATCACCCGGGCGTGCTGCGCAGCCGAGGCAGCTGGCTTCCACGGCCGTTTGA
- the LOC119355728 gene encoding uncharacterized protein LOC119355728, with the protein MLRAAAARCAGGAIRRLSVASYPAAAGVRRKPPLDEGDWSYYKEWWGEDDGPGDGAHTVFRRHSEHGNGVVSVVAYPASIPASDQWPVMERWLQERNLAIYPESSGADQFKILGYQWRVMRFNDHTRQSTAKVMACYRSGGDRALYSMQQPNCLAVPYVKSMVSAGLTALPSCSYDLPQAVSEPNTMKILCIGHGGGSIPLFLASKFRGADVHIVEIDPVVVSASVESMGFPASCAKGLSAHTMQPADGDELLWNGVHDRISLHVEDAEDFIAGDSNVYDLVFIDAYDGNDIFPRKLWDADGAFLRNLEEKVHPVHGTVVVNLHSDSGPSSPDVDDEAPFENVLPMGRYVSHVCRAYKRHFGLAFTVASPWLCNITLVACRDKAILKGVPVGRSHRDFVLSKLLSRSSMVEQALDLPFPCLQYVKNGFTLVE; encoded by the exons AtgttgcgggcggcggcggcaaggtgCGCCGGCGGCGCCATCCGGCGGCTGTCGGTGGCTTCGTACCCAGCAGCGGCAGGCGTGCGGAGGAAGCCTCCCCTGGACGAGGGGGACTGGTCCTACTACAAGGAGTGGTGGGGCGAGGACGACGGCCCCGGCGACGGAGCTCACACCGTCTTCCGCCGCCACTCCGAGCATGGCAATGGCGTCGTCTCCGTCGTTGCCTACCCAGCCTCCATACCG GCCAGCGATCAGTGGCCAGTGATGGAGAGATGGCTTCAAGAAAGAAATTTGGCAATATACCCAGAATCAAGTGGTGCTgaccaatttaagatactaggctaCCAATGGCGAGTAATGCGCTTTAACGACCATACACGGCAAAGTACTGCAAAAGTAATGGCGTGTTACCGGTCTGGGGGTGATAGAGCATTATACTCAATGCAGCAACCCAATTGTTTAGCTGTTCCTT ATGTCAAGAGCATGGTATCAGCAGGGTTGACAGCACTCCCTAGTTGTTCTTATGATCTCCCTCAAGCAGTTTCTGAGCCGAACACTATGAAAATTCTTTGCATCGGTCATGGTGGCGGCAGCATACCATTGTTTTTGGCTAGTAAATTCAGAG GTGCTGATGTCCACATTGTGGAGATCGATCCAGTTGTCGTCTCAGCCTCGGTCGAATCCATGGGCTTCCCGGCATCATGTGCGAAAGGGTTATCAGCCCACACCATGCAACCCGCCGACGGCGACGAGCTGCTATGGAACGGCGTCCACGACCGCATCTCCCTCCACGTAGAGGACGCGGAAGACTTCATCGCCGGCGACAGCAATGTCTACGACCTGGTCTTCATCGACGCGTACGACGGGAACGACATATTCCCCCGCAAGCTCTGGGACGCCGACGGGGCGTTCCTGAGGAACCTGGAGGAGAAGGTCCACCCGGTCCACGGCACCGTGGTGGTGAACCTGCACTCCGACTCGGGGCCGTCGTCCCCCGACGTCGACGACGAGGCCCCCTTCGAGAACGTGCTCCCCATGGGCAGGTACGTCTCCCACGTCTGCCGGGCCTACAAGCGGCACTTCGGGCTGGCCTTCACGGTGGCCTCCCCCTGGCTCTGCAACATCACGCTGGTCGCCTGCCGCGACAAGGCGATACTGAAGGGCGTGCCGGTAGGGCGTAGCCATAGGGATTTTGTTCTCAGCAAGCTTCTGTCGAGGTCGAGCATGGTCGAGCAGGCGCTGGACCTGCCGTTCCCCTGTCTGCAGTATGTCAAGAATGGCTTCACGCTGGTTGAATAA